A single genomic interval of Catenulispora sp. GP43 harbors:
- a CDS encoding DUF6114 domain-containing protein, with the protein MSTINAELSGGEENVLARGWRGFKVWRRSRPFWAGLWTLLAALELWSIPFLQPLLVQHKLNIKMAGIAGVSTMAITPALIMMAAAMWFAPGYRVFAGVFTLVCALLSMVVSNFGGFLLGMLLGVFGGGLAFSWTPRLTDEQIAAQARAEQAYRDALSGDMPPSARAPLGQAGSEAGDQAAPYQFEAEPLSAAEPIPGVAGYQGTRGEMTSALPQTGDPTPADTVPAAQPRDVIPRLPRAEDTPAGGLTS; encoded by the coding sequence GTGAGCACCATTAACGCCGAATTGTCCGGGGGCGAAGAGAACGTCCTGGCCAGGGGATGGCGCGGGTTCAAGGTGTGGCGCCGCTCCCGCCCGTTCTGGGCCGGGCTGTGGACTCTGCTGGCCGCCCTGGAGCTGTGGAGCATCCCGTTCCTGCAGCCGCTGCTGGTCCAGCACAAGCTGAACATCAAGATGGCCGGCATCGCCGGCGTGTCGACGATGGCCATCACGCCGGCGCTGATCATGATGGCCGCCGCCATGTGGTTCGCGCCCGGCTACCGGGTGTTCGCCGGTGTCTTCACGCTGGTGTGCGCGCTGCTGTCGATGGTGGTCTCGAACTTCGGCGGCTTCCTGCTCGGGATGCTGCTCGGGGTCTTCGGCGGCGGCCTGGCGTTCTCCTGGACGCCCCGGCTGACCGACGAGCAGATCGCCGCCCAGGCAAGAGCCGAACAGGCCTACCGCGACGCGCTGTCCGGCGACATGCCGCCCTCGGCGCGCGCGCCGCTGGGCCAGGCCGGCTCCGAGGCCGGGGACCAGGCCGCCCCCTACCAGTTCGAGGCCGAGCCGCTCTCGGCCGCCGAACCCATCCCGGGCGTCGCGGGCTACCAGGGCACCAGAGGCGAGATGACCTCGGCCCTGCCGCAGACCGGCGACCCCACACCCGCCGATACTGTTCCGGCCGCGCAGCCGCGGGATGTCATCCCGCGGCTGCCCCGCGCCGAGGACACACCTGCAGGGGGCTTGACGTCTTGA